The following are from one region of the Trichoderma breve strain T069 chromosome 5, whole genome shotgun sequence genome:
- a CDS encoding ubiA prenyltransferase family domain-containing protein yields the protein MDNYTLLEKGVTTPGPIAIEIADVEQTHNLSSRSLLYHLKTLFLFTKSDFKTVILTTAHFGEGEFPDVWTIASRMPLMLMWIWVNLLVEDIANQRLGGSVVEDAINKPWRPLPSGRISPEQARDWLLVAILAAMGLSILSGGYTASITLMAFVWMYNDLDGSNSGIWIRNALNAGGLMCFSWGALASLSGGELLPEGFAWIMATGAIIMTTVHAQDLPDIEGDMARGRQTVPLLYGEAAARISLAVMVSFWGCNVSAGVEEYGPVVGRGGVEAVVPLGGGAVSSASI from the exons ACAACTCCGGGCCCAATCGCCATTGAGATTGCTGATGTAGAACAAACTCATAATCTGTCT AGTCGATCTCTATTGTATCATCTGAAGacactttttcttttcaccaAAAGCGATTTCAAAACAGTCATT CTGACCACGGCACACTTCGGAGAGGGCGAGTTCCCAGATGTATGGACTATAGCTTCTCGCATGCCGTTGATGCTCATGTGGATTTGGGTGAATCTCTTGGTTGAAGATATCGCCAACCAGCGTCTTGGAGGGTCTGTTGTGGAAGACGCAATCAACAAACCATGGAGGCCGTTGCCTTCGGGTCGGATTTCTCCAGAGCAAGCACGAGACtggctcctcgtcgccatTCTGGCCGCAATGGGCTTGAGTATCTTGTCTGGCGGCTACACAGCGAGCATCACGTTAATGGCCTTCGTTTGGATGTACAACGACCTAGATGGTAGCAATAGCGGCATCTGGATTCGAAATGCGCTGAACGCAGGTGGTCTCATGTGCTTCAGCTGGGGCGCATTAGCCTCGCTCTCTGGAGGAGAATTGCTGCCAGAAGGTTTCGCTTGGATCATGGCGACGGGAGCTATCATAATGACAACAGTCCACGCACAGGACCTGCCAGACATTGAGGGGGATATGGCTCGTGGGAGACAGACGGTGCCCCTGCTGTACGGCGAGGCCGCGGCACGAATATCACTAGCAGTCATGGTTAGTTTCTG GGGGTGCAATGTCAGTGCTGGCGTTGAAGAATATGGGCCAGTGGTGGGACGAGGTGGTGTGGAAGCTGTGGTGCCTCTGGGTGGCGGCGCTGTATCTTCTGCCAGCATTTAA